ACGAGGGGCTGGCCGCCGTTGAACGCCTGGGCGACCGCGTCGGCGTCATCGTCGCCGACATCGAGATGCCCGGCATGCACGGCCTGACGTTCGTCGAAAAGCTCACGGCCATGAATAACGACGTGCCGATCCTGATGGCCTCGACGCGCGGCGGCCTCAAGGACGATTTCGCGCTGCGTTCCAATCCCCGCGTCAAGGATTTTCTGGTCAAGCCGTTCGATCTCGAGGCGTTGCTGAAAACCTTGCCGACCGTGATGGACATCGACCGCCCGCTGCCGGACCTGAAACTCGTGCTCGTTGCCGAGGAGGTTGCGGCCGATCTGCGAAACATCGAACAGTTCCTCGAACGCCAGGGCTACATCGTGAAGGCCGCGCACGACCGCTACGAGGCGCTCGAAACGGCCAGGCGCATCGGCTCGGAGATCGATCTTTACGTGCTCGCGTTCGAGATGCTGGCCGGCAACCACGCCACGCGTATCGAATTCCTGCGTTCGTTCATTCAGGAGGTCCGCGCCGAAAAGCCAATCGCGCTCATGTTTGCGCGCGACGAGTTCGCCGCATTCGCCGAGGAAAACCTGAAAACGCAGGTGAAAGAGCACCTCATGAAGCCGTTTACGAACGAGGCGCTGCTGGAGTTGGCGCGCAAGTACGCGTGATAGGGGTTCGACGAACGCCCATGCACTTGCGATCGGCACGCCTACGA
The DNA window shown above is from bacterium and carries:
- a CDS encoding response regulator; the encoded protein is MKRPLVLLVDDDMEYRRTLEEVLEEEGYLVKGVGDGNEGLAAVERLGDRVGVIVADIEMPGMHGLTFVEKLTAMNNDVPILMASTRGGLKDDFALRSNPRVKDFLVKPFDLEALLKTLPTVMDIDRPLPDLKLVLVAEEVAADLRNIEQFLERQGYIVKAAHDRYEALETARRIGSEIDLYVLAFEMLAGNHATRIEFLRSFIQEVRAEKPIALMFARDEFAAFAEENLKTQVKEHLMKPFTNEALLELARKYA